In one Brienomyrus brachyistius isolate T26 chromosome 5, BBRACH_0.4, whole genome shotgun sequence genomic region, the following are encoded:
- the LOC125741880 gene encoding general transcription factor 3C polypeptide 1-like isoform X3, which produces MDALEMLIDEVALEGLDGITISSLWIRLMNRIPKFPLSLDPATKEFVWRALVCDEDIEFYELPQKRPQIVLFDRFAEIDPETGIQEIRRFTGTADAREDVYPVNVIQEDKQGIQGSCLYFNERKNITDLIRTQNFKPCCTLEDAVKRWGEKLVAVATQTVRFRTLIGPVGDPEVKLPDHSYCILERLGRARWQGELQRDLHSRAFKTDAGKMHYMRKSLDKNGLITLQSHVTRLPNGGQQHSILLLLKRFHVDRRSKYDILMEKTSNLLSACPNNIGIMINLREQLCVSERTFKRVYQYMMAAKLAQSVCVPLQTLNPDSTQCKTKKGTDIMVRCLKLLKSYGKKDEEDDEENDEEDGGRKLQSESRIFERDILTQAYEIIISSGTKGISQTALRGHMNVGKLEARMMCRLLERNGMIKGFMEDEGRQRITKYISKIYVEQSDLNQQFAKEKARSEQLRTGKGEVLGQQSQVSPTTCPDAQPQPTGGGERRTPNSAKDRPSKKDPRRSEARKQIKLDCRVQHSAPIKKTPSVDATQEVTEEMDTTGGEDWSGMAEEVDISQDIPYKQVENTDKEASTTIMEEKIGAKAPPVKRKMRPARMEKPHQTYRLLKRKNLIIEAVRSLKIIESLFTLQKMIMDEEKQDGVSTRCCKKSIMRLLRSLSREGMLKLFRTTIVQDGISRKVEFVVHPSIMPDDPLVKSAIEQIRFRLSSSCSLNRKVANSGPEAAKENETQETGKSGKAEKEQPTESPKNQRSKTDEKMGIKEQKKFKPLIVPGLGRSLGFQPKMPRLRLVHQFLWYLIYGHPLRRSPEESHSMEVEGVEPGASADTNGKAALDRAPKQEVLLDMAPVGGMGANKAPASATGADGVPVGGAETDGALVGIAEADDVAPAGGTGDDVAPVDGTGAEVDEEQVGTEMVAYMDEMSWRRFIPPMPLHRGYSCGWALTSDILLSLPLSIFIQIIQVSYKVDDLELYLNDPVKHHYLIRVLPGRMKKQLLYKRKYIFSFCESLQRLCYMGLLQFGPIEKFQEKDQVFIFLKKNATITDTTTCDPHYNLALSSLPFEARQYTFSTFQDVENYWFDMQCVCLNTPLGVVKCPRMKPSQGDEEAEPPSSMEPERPEQRYARLAYLLRGSQEVIDDGVTPGDKQGAAGLDSCFFGHLKRNWIWTSYLLSKSKKVGSVVEGSPTVRLKNLLTKHPLPLFMSGVGGKGSGFRESPMVLDENVQMAKETSERNSRVVGGKKQRRKRLRTVKAPRKKRRVAKPEKKRMRPPFHDEADRSALLRMTRQRVTWSPQEDSLLMLCRVASHFLNRKIRKPFVPWQVVRDLLHAQFEESLDKTSLAVGRRSRYIMKNSQTDLNFKICLAEVYQDKDLIHKFQSRENNYSNPEVCASEFKEFVAVLRQKFSSPSVFHNFTIPDTKAELFRRFKVYVIGEDLKEDRKDSLMSLEDIHSLVLNNLIQSTLVLSNSQMKTSLSFQTFRIYRRYRDDILYKAFLRCQKRGLVNRRRINQLTGPKKSRALPFLPMSYQLSQTYYRCFSWRFPNTICMEARQFLETLESVGREDLLTTIRFQDQEGGDPQPDPSMVLFSLDSPGGSCVACLSLMMLGWLTVEVSIPEHIVVVDSTMVDNEVVKSIAKEVAEDDPDDDEVEEGEGRKKIEVKARQASHTNYLLMRGYCVPGIVSLRNLNTNDNIVVNSCTMRVKLRRTPSHRHFPNRCGDLLYEETQAEACLPRNFTHLLRACQDSSRLERFTDRCIHQCGYSSEDLQAILDVSSTIEAAQGFGCERVELACMFPDLAEVQGERTRTFLQYLEDLIDLEEVVEVGGNSVRLVAVKYADPWLVHIAEGLAPTGKEVPSLQDTRKRQAPDPPQDELSVKKPVLEREACKVAGILDSDGAPTDGVGLTGAGRCEEPLPSAPEDTGDSIQMVEECKGTDQIQEEKGAAASDVDSLPTGDPPSADISCFTVDGDDSVGSSAQDRVSFLSRPWRIVDGSLNKSVCKGMLEALLFHIMSKPGITEPSLVEHYQGVLQPVVVLELLQALEVLGCVWKRYIARQGKASLFSPARVPEVKESVRLRENGTPFYEPTVDCCLRLGSLFPKEDNWNRWVQFTHS; this is translated from the exons ATGGACGCCCTGGAGATGCTTATCGATGAAGTTGCATTAGAAGGTCTGGATGGAATAACAATTTCTTCATTGTGGATCCGCTTAATGAACAGAATCCCCAAGTTTCCCCTCAGTCTAGATCCTGCCACTAAGGAGTTTGTTTGGAGAGCGTTGGTTTGTGATGAGGACATTGAATTTTACGAGCTACCTCAAAAAAGGCCACAGATCGTGTTATTTGACAG ATTTGCAGAAATTGATCCAGAAACAGGGATCCAGGAGATCCGGAGGTTCACAGGGACTGCAGACGCGCGGGAAGATGTGTACCCGGTCAACGTGATCCAAGAAGACAAGCAAGGCATCCAAGGGTCGTGTCTGTAttttaatgaaagaaaaaacattACAGATCTCATCAGGACACAGAATTTTAAGCCATGTTGTACGCTTGAGGACGCGGTTAAAAG GTGGGGAGAGAAGCTGGTCGCCGTGGCTACTCAGACGGTGCGCTTCCGGACGCTGATCGGCCCAGTAGGCGACCCGGAGGTGAAGCTGCCTGACCACTCGTACTGCATCCTGGAACGCCTGGGCAGGGCCCGTTGGCAGGGCGAGCTGCAGAGAGACCTGCACAGCCGAGCCTTCAA GACCGACGCTGGAAAGATGCACTACATGAGGAAGTCTCTGGACAAGAATGGTCTGATCACACTCCAGTCCCATGTGACCCGGCTGCCCAATGGGGGACAGCAGCACTCCATTTTGCTGCTGCTGAAGAGGTTCCACGTGGACCG GAGAAGCAAGTATGACATCCTGATGGAGAAAACCTCCAACCTCCTGTCAGCTTGTCCGAACAACATTGGCATCATGATCAACCTAAGGGAGCAACTG TGTGTGAGCGAACGCACCTTTAAGCGCGTGTACCAGTACATGATGGCCGCCAAGCTGGCCCAGAGCGTGTGCGTTCCGCTGCAGACCCTGAACCCCGATTCCACACAGTGCAAGACCAAGAAAG GGACGGACATCATGGTGCGCTGCCTGAAACTGCTTAAGAGCTACGGGAAGAAGGATGAGGAAGATGACGAGGAGAACGATGAAGAGGACGGTGGCAGGAAATTGCAGTCAGAGAGTCGCATTTTCGAGCGTGACATTCTGACACAGGCCTATGAAATAA TCATATCCAGCGGGACGAAGGGAATCTCGCAGACCGCTCTCAGGGGACACATGAATGTTGGGAAGCTAGAGGCACGTATGATGTGTCGTCTTCTGGAGCGGAACGGCATGATCAAG GGCTTCATGGAAGATGAGGGGCGGCAGAGGATCACCAAATACATCAGCAAGATATATGTGGAGCAAAGCGACCTGAACCAACAATTCGCCAAGGAAAAGGCTCGCAGCGAGCAACTGCGGACGGGCAAGGGGGAGGTGCTGGGTCAGCAGAGCCAGGTCTCACCGACCACCTGCCCCGACGCCCAGCCTCAGCCGACTGGCGGGGGCGAACGGCGGACGCCCAACTCCGCAAAAGATAGGCCCTCAAAGAAAGATCCCCGCCGGAGTGAAGCACGGAAGCAGATCAAGCTGGATTGCAGGGTCCAGCACTCGGCACCCATCAAGA AAACTCCCTCAGTGGATGCGACCCAGGAGGTGACGGAGGAGATGGACACGACCGGGGGAGAAGACTGGAGCGGGATGGCGGAGGAGGTTGATATCAGTCAGGACATCCCTTACAAGCAAGTAGAGAACACGGACAAGGAGGCCTCCACCACCATCATGGAGGAAAAGATCGGTGCCAAG GCGCCGCCGGTCAAGAGAAAGATGAGGCCAGCGCGTATGGAAAAGCCCCATCAGACTTACAGGCTGCTTAAGCGGAAGAACCTGATCATTGAGGCGGTTCGCAGCCTCAAGATCATAGAGAGTTTATTCAC GCTGCAGAAGATGATTATGGACGAAGAGAAACAGGACGGGGTGTCCACCAGATGCTGCAAGAAGTCGATCATGAGGCTGCTGAGGAGCCTGTCCAGAGAGGGCATGCTGAAGCTCTTCCGCACGACCATCGTTCAGGACGGCATCAGCAGGAAG GTGGAGTTTGTGGTCCATCCCTCTATCATGCCAGATGATCCTCTAGTCAAAAGCGCCATCGAGCAGATCCGCTTccgcctatcaagctcatgctCCTTAAACCG TAAAGTTGCTAACAGCGGCCCAGAAGCTGCAAAGGAGAACGAGACCCAAGAGACAGGGAAAAGCGGAAAGGCCGAGAAGGAGCAGCCGACCGAGTCTCCAAAAAATCAGAGGAGTAAAACAGATGAGAAGATGGGGATCAAGGAGCAGAAGAAGTTCAAGCCTTTGATCG TCCCAGGTCTGGGCCGCTCCCTGGGCTTCCAGCCCAAGATGCCACGCCTTCGGCTGGTGCACCAGTTCCTGTGGTACCTCATCTATGGACACCCGTTAAGGAGGAGCCCCGAGGAGAGCCACAGCATGGAGGTAGAAGGGGTGGAGCCTGGGGCCAGTGCAGACACCAATGGGAAGGCGGCACTCGACAGGGCACCGAAGCAGGAGGTTTTACTGGACATGGCCCCTGTGGGCGGCATGGGGGCAAACAAGGCCCCTGCAAGTGCCACGGGGGCCGACGGGGTCCCTGTGGGCGGTGCAGAGACTGACGGGGCCCTTGTGGGCATTGCAGAGGCTGATGATGTGGCCCCTGCAGGTGGCACAGGGGATGATGTGGCCCCTGTAGATGGCACGGGGGCAGAAGTTGATGAAGAGCAAGTGGGAACAGAGATGG TGGCTTACATGGATGAGATGTCCTGGCGGAGGTTCATCCCCCCCATGCCCCTGCACCGAGGCTACAGCTGCGGATGGGCACTCACCAGCGATATTCTGCTCTCCCTACCCCTCTCCATCTTCATTCAGATCATCCAAGTGAGCTACAAG GTGGACGATCTTGAGCTGTACCTGAATGACCCCGTGAAGCACCACTACCTCATCCGTGTCCTGCCTGGCAGGATGAAGAAGCAGCTTCTCTATAAGAG GAAGTACATCTTTAGCTTCTGCGAGAGCTTGCAGCGTCTGTGCTACATGGGCTTACTGCAATTTGGCCCTATTGAGAAATTCCAGGAGAAGGATCAG GTCTTCATCTTCCTGAAGAAGAATGCCACGATCACAGACACCACCACCTGTGACCCGCATTACAACCTGGCCCTGTCGTCCTTGCCCTTCGAGGCCCGGCAGTATACCTTCAGCACCTTTCAGGATGTGGAGAACTACTGGTTCgacatgcagtgtgtgtgtctgaacaCGCCCCTGG gtgttgTAAAATGTCCCCGTATGAAACCCAGCCAGGGGGACGAGGAGGCGGAGCCCCCGAGCTCCATGGAGCCGGAGCGGCCAGAGCAGAGATACGCCAGACTGGCATACCTACTCAG GGGCAGCCAGGAGGTCATCGATGACGGCGTGACGCCTGGCGACAAGCAGGGCGCCGCGGGCCTGGACTCCTGCTTCTTTGGCCACCTGAAACGCAACTGGATCTGGACCAGCTACCTTCTCAGCAAGTCCAAAAAG GTGGGCAGCGTTGTGGAAGGCAGCCCTACTGTCAGACTTAAGAACCTCCTCACTAAACACCCTTTACCCCTGTTCATGAGTGGTG TAGGTGGTAAAGGCAGTGGCTTCAGGGAGTCCCCGATGGTACTAGATGAGAACGTGCAGATGGCCAAGGAGACCAGTGAGCGAAACAGCCGCGTTGTCGGTGGGAAGAAACAGAGGCGGAAGAGGCTCCGAACAGTCAAGGCACCCAGGAAAAAGAGGAGag TGGCGAAACCGGAAAAGAAGCGGATGCGGCCCCCTTTTCATGACGAGGCCGACCGGAGCGCCCTCCTGAGGATGACCCGGCAGCGCGTGACCTGGTCCCCACAGGAGGACAGCCTGCTCATGCTGTGCCGAGTGGCGAGCCACTTCCTCAACCGCAAG ATCAGGAAGCCCTTCGTCCCCTGGCAAGTGGTGCGAGACCTGCTGCATGCACAGTTCGAGGAGTCGCTGGACAAGACCTCGCTGGCGGTGGGCCGGCGCTCACGTTACATCATGAAGAACTCCCAGACCGACCTCAACTTCAA AATATGTCTGGCGGAGGTGTACCAGGATAAAGACCTTATTCACAAATTTCAGAGCCGGGAGAACAATTACAGCAACCCTGAG GTCTGTGCGTCAGAGTTCAAAGAGTTTGTCGCCGTCCTCAGGCAGAAATTCAGTTCACCTTCAGTGTTCCACAACTTCACCATCCCCGACACCAAGGCCGAGCTCTTTAGGAG GTTCAAAGTGTACGTGATTGGAGAAGACCTGAAGGAGGACAGGAAGGACTCCCTGATGAG CCTTGAGGACATCCACTCCCTGGTTCTCAACAACCTGATCCAGAGCACACTGGTGCTGTCCAACTCGCAGATGAAGACCAGTCTCTCCTTTCAG ACGTTCCGCATCTACAGGAGGTACAGGGACGACATCCTCTACAAAGCCTTCCTGAGGTGTCAGAAGCGGGGGCTCGTCAACCGCCGTCGCATCAACCAGCTCACCGGGCCCAAGAAGAGTCGCGCCCTTCCATTCCTGCCCATGTCCTACCAGCTCTCTCAGACCTACTACAG GTGCTTCTCCTGGCGTTTCCCCAACACCATTTGCATGGAAGCCCGTCAGTTCCTGGAGACCCTTGAGAGCGTGGGCAGGGAGGACCTCCTCACCACCATCCGTTTCCAGGACCAAGAGGGCGGCGACCCACAGCCGGACCCCAGCATGGTGCTCTTCTCCCTGGACTCGCCTGGGGGCTCCTGTGTGGCCTGCCTGAGTCTGATGATGCTGGGCTGGCTGACGGTGGAGGTGTCCATCCCAGAGCACATCGTGGTGGTAGACAGCACCATGGTGGATAACGAGGTGGTGAAAAG CATCGCGAAGGAGGTGGCCGAGGACGACCCCGACGACGACGAGGTCGAGGAAGGCGAGGGCAGGAAGAAGATCGAGGTGAAAGCGAGACAGGCCTCGCACACCAACTACCTGCTGATGCGCGGTTACTGCGTGCCAGGAATCGTCAGCCTGCGCAACCTCAACACCAACGACAACATCGTGGTGAACTCCTGCACCATGCGGGTGAAGCTGCGCCGCACCCCCTCGCACCGGCACTTCCCCAACCGTT GTGGTGACTTGCTGTACGAGGAGACCCAGGCGGAGGCTTGCCTGCCCAGGAACTTCACCCATCTCCTACGGGCCTGCCAGGACTCCAGCCGACTGGAACGCTTCACTGATCGGTGCATCCACCAGTGCGGCTACAGCAGCGAGGACCTGCAGGCAATCCTGGACGTGAGCAGCACCATTGAGGCAGCTCAGGGCTTCGGCTGCGAGAGGGTGGAGCTCGCCTGCATGTTCCCCGACCTGGCTGAGGTGCAGGGAGAAAGGACCCGGACCTTCTTGCAGTACCTGGAG GACCTGATCGATCTGGAGGAGGTGGTCGAGGTCGGAGGGAACTCCGTGCGGCTGGTGGCTGTGAAATACGCCGACCCCTGGCTAGTCCACATCGCTGAGGGACTGGCACCTACAGGCAAGGAAGTCCCATCTCTGCAGGACACCCGCAAGAGGCAGGCCCCGGACCCACCGCAGGACGAGCTCAGCGTGAAGAAGCCGGTCCTAGAAAGGGAAGCCTGCAAAGTGGCGGGAATACTGGACTCGGATGGAGCGCCTACAGACGGAGTCGGCCTTACTGGAGCCGGGAGATGCGAGGAGCCCCTGCCCTCTGCCCCGGAGGACACCGGCGACTCCATCcagatggtggaggagtgcaaagGAACAGACCAAATTCAGGAGGAAAAGGGGGCAGCCGCATCTGATGTCGATTCTCTACCTACAGGAGATCCACCTTCTGCAGACATCAGCTGCTTTACAGTGGATGGAGATGACAG CGTGGGTTCGAGCGCGCAGGATAGGGTGAGCTTCCTCAGCCGGCCGTGGCGTATCGTTGACGGGAGCCTCAACAAGTCCGTGTGCAAGGGCATGCTGGAGGCCCTGCTCTTCCACATCATGAGCAAGCCTGGCATCACCGAGCCCAGCCTGGTGGAGCACTACCAGGGCGTGCTGCAGCCTGTGGTGGTCTTGGAGCTTCTCCAG GCTCTAGAGGTCCTTGGCTGTGTGTGGAAGAGGTACATCGCCAGGCAGGGCAAGGCGTCGCTCTTCTCGCCGGCCCGGGTGCCGGAGGTGAAGGAGTCCGTGAGGCTGCGGGAAAACGGCACCCCATTCTACGAGCCCACCGTGGACTGCTGCCTCCGGCTGGGGAGCCTCTTCCCCAAAGAAGACAACTGGAACCGATGGGTCCAGTTCACGCACAGCTGA